One window of the Chryseobacterium camelliae genome contains the following:
- a CDS encoding S9 family peptidase — protein sequence MNINAKIFGITTVVVSSIMMNAQTQTSKLPGDPTLVSTKATFDQLIAYDKGNYQYKVEDYFARPKASQFRVSPDGQYLSYKEKDKDGKNHVYVKNIKTGTVTKAIEEKDDLIRNYGWLDKKRLFFTQDRGGNENIHLYAADIDGKNLKDLTPFEGITLNMVHAIKDTPFVIVAMNKNNKQIFEPYKINFNTGEMTQLYENKDVNSPIDNYIFDKDGNLRGYAVLENGLTTKLYYKDLKTGKFNLLKSTDWKDNFYIISFNENSGNKDEAYVVTNLDSDKSRIVLYDLKKNAVIREVYSNPDFDVSSISLAGKNRKYELDYISYNGIKNETIPVSPFYKEVHNKLVSEFGDKQISVVSSDDKDEKLLVVVDSDKLYGKYYIYDTKTKTTKLLFDLMPQLKEQDMAEMRPIEFKSRDGVTIHGYITLPKEAVQGKKVPLIVNPHGGPQGIRDDWGFNPETQLFASRGYATLQVNFRISGGYGKEFQKSGYKQIGRKAMDDVEDGVKYAIAQGWIDKDKVAIYGGSHGGYATLMGLIKTPDLYTCGVDYVGVSNIFTFFDSFPEYWKPYKEMVKQIWYDLDNPEEAKIAKEVSPVFQIDKIKKPLFVVQGANDPRVNINESDQIVKALRAKGFEVPYMVKYDEGHGFGKEHNRIEFYKTMLGFFAENFNK from the coding sequence ATGAATATTAACGCTAAAATTTTCGGGATCACCACTGTTGTGGTATCCTCCATTATGATGAATGCACAGACCCAAACCAGCAAGCTGCCGGGAGACCCTACCCTGGTTTCCACAAAGGCCACCTTCGACCAACTGATTGCGTACGATAAAGGCAACTACCAATACAAAGTAGAGGATTATTTTGCCCGGCCGAAAGCCTCTCAGTTCAGGGTATCGCCGGACGGACAATACCTTTCTTACAAGGAAAAAGATAAAGACGGCAAGAACCATGTGTATGTAAAGAACATTAAGACCGGAACCGTCACCAAAGCCATTGAGGAAAAAGATGACCTTATCAGGAACTACGGCTGGCTGGATAAAAAACGACTGTTCTTTACCCAGGACCGCGGCGGGAATGAAAATATCCACCTGTATGCCGCCGATATTGATGGGAAGAACCTGAAAGACCTGACGCCTTTTGAAGGGATTACCCTGAACATGGTGCATGCGATTAAGGATACTCCGTTTGTGATCGTGGCGATGAATAAGAACAACAAGCAGATCTTTGAACCGTATAAAATCAATTTCAATACGGGGGAAATGACGCAGCTGTATGAAAACAAGGATGTCAACAGCCCGATTGACAATTATATTTTCGACAAGGACGGAAACCTCCGCGGGTACGCAGTCCTGGAAAACGGACTGACCACAAAGCTGTATTACAAAGACCTGAAAACGGGGAAATTTAACCTCCTGAAATCCACCGACTGGAAAGATAATTTCTACATCATCAGTTTCAATGAAAACTCCGGCAACAAGGATGAAGCCTATGTGGTAACAAACCTTGACAGCGATAAATCGAGGATCGTGCTGTACGACCTGAAGAAGAATGCCGTGATCAGGGAAGTCTATTCCAATCCGGATTTCGATGTAAGCTCCATCAGCCTGGCCGGGAAAAACAGGAAGTACGAACTGGATTATATCAGCTATAACGGCATTAAAAACGAGACGATCCCGGTGAGCCCGTTTTATAAGGAAGTCCATAACAAACTGGTTTCCGAATTCGGCGACAAGCAGATTTCCGTGGTTTCATCGGATGATAAGGACGAAAAGCTGCTGGTAGTGGTAGACAGCGATAAGCTATACGGAAAATATTATATCTACGATACGAAAACCAAAACCACCAAGCTCCTTTTCGACCTGATGCCGCAGCTGAAAGAGCAAGATATGGCGGAAATGCGCCCGATAGAATTTAAAAGCAGGGACGGTGTGACCATCCACGGTTACATTACGCTGCCGAAGGAAGCCGTACAAGGTAAAAAAGTACCGCTGATCGTCAATCCGCACGGCGGTCCGCAGGGCATCCGCGACGACTGGGGCTTTAACCCGGAAACGCAGCTGTTTGCGAGCAGAGGTTATGCTACCTTACAGGTGAATTTCAGGATTTCAGGAGGGTACGGAAAGGAATTCCAGAAATCCGGCTACAAGCAGATCGGACGGAAAGCGATGGATGATGTGGAAGACGGGGTAAAATATGCCATTGCACAGGGCTGGATAGATAAAGACAAAGTAGCGATCTACGGCGGAAGCCACGGCGGTTACGCAACGTTGATGGGACTGATCAAAACACCGGACCTGTATACCTGCGGCGTTGATTATGTAGGCGTATCCAATATTTTCACCTTCTTCGATTCTTTCCCCGAATACTGGAAGCCTTACAAGGAAATGGTAAAACAGATCTGGTACGACCTGGACAATCCTGAGGAAGCTAAAATTGCCAAAGAAGTGTCACCGGTGTTCCAGATCGATAAGATCAAGAAGCCGCTGTTCGTAGTTCAGGGCGCCAATGACCCGAGGGTAAACATCAACGAATCCGACCAGATTGTAAAAGCATTGAGGGCCAAAGGCTTCGAGGTACCGTATATGGTAAAATATGATGAAGGCCACGGATTCGGGAAAGAGCATAACCGCATCGAGTTTTACAAAACCATGCTCGGCTTCTTTGCTGAAAACTTTAATAAGTAG
- a CDS encoding DUF6624 domain-containing protein: MTKIIQSAVALLIMTGAFSASAQEINCKDNASVKEKLKGIHEADQQIRAKIKKEMPSGDASKIKQMALEMKASDKKNQLYISQLLDQCGWPEGLTAEESSTVFLVIDHADLTFMQKYLPVLEKQAQAGNVSKSDLATIRDRVQMLTGKKQVYGTQTLKTGKEVYVWPVDNEAGLDARRKEMGLPSMEEYIGMLNKAYQSEVIWDRQMTVEEAASKMVKKNK; encoded by the coding sequence ATGACAAAAATAATTCAGTCGGCTGTTGCACTGCTGATCATGACCGGGGCTTTTTCGGCTTCCGCCCAGGAAATCAATTGTAAAGATAATGCATCAGTGAAAGAGAAACTGAAAGGCATCCATGAAGCCGATCAGCAGATACGTGCGAAGATCAAAAAAGAAATGCCGTCCGGCGATGCTTCCAAAATTAAACAGATGGCGCTGGAAATGAAAGCGTCAGACAAGAAGAACCAGCTATACATCAGCCAGCTGCTGGACCAGTGTGGCTGGCCGGAGGGATTGACTGCGGAAGAGAGCAGTACCGTGTTTTTGGTTATCGACCATGCAGACCTTACTTTCATGCAGAAATACCTGCCGGTACTTGAAAAACAGGCCCAGGCGGGAAACGTTTCAAAAAGTGACCTGGCCACCATCCGCGACCGGGTTCAGATGCTCACCGGAAAGAAGCAGGTGTACGGTACCCAGACTCTTAAGACAGGCAAAGAGGTTTATGTATGGCCGGTAGATAATGAAGCAGGATTGGATGCCCGCCGTAAGGAGATGGGCTTACCCTCTATGGAGGAGTACATCGGGATGCTGAATAAAGCCTATCAATCAGAAGTAATCTGGGACAGGCAAATGACAGTGGAGGAAGCTGCTTCAAAAATGGTGAAGAAAAATAAATAG
- a CDS encoding MarC family protein, translating to MPVPLHSFLHLLFIGIIALFPVVNPIGSALIISPYLSRLSESRKKNAVRKITMYAFFICIISLFAGHWILELFGISIPVIQVAGGILICKMGWVSLSSDQQQGSDQEKEDTEISTADISDQLFYPLTFPITTGAGTISVLFTLSAHSADKNWETYLINTSAIILAIIIMCALVFFFYSHTKTIIQKLGANGQNIANRIFAFLIFCVGLEIAVTGVKAIFH from the coding sequence ATGCCTGTACCGCTTCATTCTTTCCTGCATCTCCTGTTCATCGGGATCATAGCCCTTTTCCCGGTGGTTAATCCTATCGGTTCTGCCCTTATCATCAGCCCGTACCTGTCCAGGCTTTCGGAAAGCCGGAAGAAAAATGCAGTGCGGAAGATTACGATGTATGCCTTTTTTATCTGCATCATTTCTTTATTTGCGGGCCACTGGATCCTGGAACTGTTCGGGATTTCAATTCCTGTCATCCAGGTGGCCGGCGGAATCCTGATCTGCAAGATGGGATGGGTTTCGCTTTCCTCTGACCAGCAGCAGGGCAGTGACCAGGAGAAGGAAGATACGGAAATCAGTACCGCTGATATCTCAGACCAGCTCTTCTATCCGCTTACGTTTCCTATCACTACAGGCGCTGGCACGATTTCCGTACTGTTTACCCTGAGTGCACACAGTGCCGACAAAAACTGGGAAACGTACCTGATCAACACCTCTGCCATCATCCTGGCCATCATCATCATGTGTGCCCTGGTGTTTTTCTTTTACAGCCATACCAAAACCATCATACAGAAACTGGGAGCCAACGGCCAGAATATCGCCAACAGAATTTTTGCCTTCCTGATCTTCTGTGTTGGCCTGGAGATTGCCGTTACGGGCGTGAAAGCTATTTTCCACTGA